One window of Halopseudomonas maritima genomic DNA carries:
- the hemH gene encoding ferrochelatase: protein MSERGVLLVNLGSPKSTQVADVRRYLNQFLMDPYVVDLPWPARRLLVSLILLTRPKASAHAYASIWWEDGSPLLVISRRVQQALQQQLEMPVELAMRYGEPSIERGLLALAAQPGVREVLFMPQYPQHADSTITTSVQEAQRVIQQHGLDLRLTVVPAFYDRPDYLAALADTMRPYLAQGFDHLLLSYHGLPERHLRKADPTGSHCLASADCCERPSAAHAICYRAHCSYVSRELAARLELAPEQCSMAFQSRLGRDKWIEPYTENRIDELAAQGVKRLLVACPAFVADCIETLEEIGDRAREQFVAAGGEELVLIPCLNDDPQWVKVLADWARNTPTQA, encoded by the coding sequence ATGTCTGAACGTGGGGTTTTGCTGGTCAATCTGGGCTCGCCCAAGAGTACTCAGGTGGCCGATGTGCGACGCTATCTGAATCAGTTCCTGATGGATCCCTATGTAGTAGACCTGCCCTGGCCGGCGCGTCGGCTGCTGGTCAGCCTGATATTGCTTACGCGCCCCAAGGCGTCGGCGCATGCCTATGCCTCAATCTGGTGGGAGGATGGCTCGCCCTTGTTGGTGATTAGCCGCCGGGTGCAACAGGCCTTGCAGCAACAGCTGGAGATGCCGGTGGAGCTGGCAATGCGCTACGGCGAACCCTCCATTGAACGGGGGCTGCTGGCGCTGGCGGCGCAGCCTGGGGTGCGTGAGGTGCTGTTTATGCCGCAGTACCCGCAGCATGCTGACAGCACCATCACTACCTCGGTGCAGGAGGCGCAGCGGGTCATCCAGCAGCATGGTCTGGATCTTCGCTTGACCGTCGTGCCGGCATTTTATGACCGCCCCGACTATCTCGCAGCGCTGGCCGACACCATGCGACCCTATCTGGCGCAGGGCTTTGATCACCTGCTGTTGAGCTACCACGGCTTGCCCGAGCGACACCTGCGCAAGGCCGATCCGACCGGCTCGCATTGTCTGGCATCCGCCGATTGCTGTGAGCGCCCCTCGGCGGCCCACGCCATCTGTTATCGTGCGCACTGCAGTTATGTCAGCCGTGAGCTGGCTGCCCGTCTGGAGTTGGCGCCAGAGCAATGCTCGATGGCATTCCAGTCTCGACTGGGGCGCGACAAGTGGATTGAGCCCTACACGGAAAACCGTATCGACGAGCTGGCAGCTCAGGGCGTCAAGCGGCTGCTGGTCGCCTGCCCGGCCTTTGTGGCTGACTGCATCGAGACGCTGGAGGAGATTGGTGACCGCGCACGCGAGCAGTTTGTCGCCGCAGGCGGGGAAGAACTGGTGCTGATCCCCTGCCTGAACGATGACCCGCAATGGGTCAAGGTGCTTGCCGACTGGGCGCGGAACACGCCCACTCAGGCCTGA
- a CDS encoding LysE family translocator: protein MYWNEFALVALVHLLAVISPGPDFAVVIRNSVSAGHRAGLYTAAGVGSAIFLHVTYSLLGIGLIVSQSIWLFNLLKLLAGAYLIYIGFRALRAQPVSAAQQVSKQRSMSTAQAFRQGFITNGLNPKATLFFLSLFTVVISHDTPLLVQAGYGVYLAVATGAWFCLVALLFSRDAVRRGFHRMGHWFDRMMGGVLVALGLHIALSHWIKRG, encoded by the coding sequence ATGTATTGGAATGAATTTGCGCTGGTGGCACTGGTCCACCTGCTCGCCGTAATCAGCCCAGGACCGGATTTTGCCGTGGTAATTCGCAATAGCGTCAGCGCCGGGCACCGCGCCGGCCTGTACACCGCAGCCGGTGTTGGCAGCGCCATTTTCCTGCACGTAACCTACTCGCTGCTGGGCATTGGCCTGATTGTGTCGCAGTCGATCTGGCTGTTCAATCTGCTCAAGCTGTTGGCTGGGGCCTACCTAATTTACATCGGTTTTCGCGCCCTGCGCGCCCAGCCCGTCTCGGCTGCCCAGCAGGTCAGCAAGCAGCGCAGCATGAGCACCGCGCAGGCGTTTCGTCAGGGCTTTATCACCAACGGCCTCAACCCCAAGGCAACGCTGTTCTTTCTCTCGCTGTTCACCGTGGTAATCAGTCACGACACTCCGCTGCTGGTGCAGGCAGGCTACGGCGTGTATCTGGCCGTAGCGACGGGCGCCTGGTTCTGCCTGGTAGCCCTACTGTTCAGCCGCGACGCAGTGCGTCGCGGCTTCCACCGCATGGGGCACTGGTTTGATCGAATGATGGGTGGCGTACTGGTCGCCTTGGGGCTGCACATCGCCCTGTCGCACTGGATCAAACGCGGCTGA
- a CDS encoding 2-hydroxyacid dehydrogenase, with the protein MQEGLSTVFLDRASLDQGDLDLSALEGTASVFTSYPRTAAREVGERLQGQQVVITNKVVIDRALMQANPQLKLILIAATGTNNVDLQAAREQGIVVCNCQAYGTPAVAQHTLMLMLVLITRFESYREAVRGGAWQRSEQFCLLDYPIGELSGRTLGILGYGELGQAVGRLAEAFGMRVLVGALPGREREGRPALERLLPEVDVLSLHCPLTESTRDLIGAPELALMKPGSLVINAGRGGLVNEVALAAALRSGHLGGAACDVLTVEPPVDGNPLLDADLPNLVITPHSAWGSREARQRIVGQLRDNLLGFVAGRAPRQVGI; encoded by the coding sequence ATGCAAGAAGGTCTCTCCACCGTTTTCCTCGATCGTGCCAGCCTCGACCAGGGCGACCTGGATCTGAGTGCGCTGGAAGGCACAGCGAGTGTCTTCACCAGTTATCCGCGCACGGCTGCCCGCGAGGTCGGCGAGCGGCTGCAGGGGCAGCAGGTGGTGATCACTAACAAGGTGGTGATTGACCGCGCACTGATGCAGGCCAACCCGCAGCTTAAGCTGATTCTTATTGCTGCGACCGGTACCAACAATGTCGACCTGCAGGCGGCGCGTGAGCAGGGCATCGTGGTGTGCAACTGTCAGGCCTACGGTACCCCGGCGGTGGCGCAGCACACCTTGATGCTGATGCTGGTGCTGATTACCCGATTTGAGTCCTACCGTGAGGCGGTGCGCGGCGGCGCCTGGCAACGCAGCGAGCAATTCTGCCTGCTGGACTACCCCATTGGCGAGTTGTCTGGCCGCACCCTGGGTATTCTTGGCTACGGCGAGCTGGGGCAGGCGGTGGGGCGGCTGGCTGAGGCCTTTGGCATGCGCGTGCTGGTGGGCGCCTTGCCCGGGCGTGAGCGGGAAGGGCGCCCGGCGCTGGAGCGCCTGCTGCCAGAGGTCGATGTACTCAGCCTGCACTGCCCGTTGACCGAGTCAACCCGCGACCTTATCGGGGCGCCTGAACTGGCGCTGATGAAGCCGGGCAGTCTGGTGATCAATGCCGGGCGCGGTGGGCTGGTCAATGAGGTCGCGCTGGCGGCGGCGCTGCGCTCCGGACACTTGGGCGGCGCGGCCTGTGATGTGCTGACGGTCGAGCCGCCGGTCGATGGCAATCCGCTACTCGACGCGGATTTGCCGAACCTGGTGATTACGCCGCACAGTGCCTGGGGCAGTCGCGAAGCGCGCCAGCGTATTGTTGGGCAACTGCGTGACAACTTGCTCGGCTTTGTCGCTGGCCGGGCTCCGCGCCAAGTCGGCATCTGA
- the pilV gene encoding type IV pilus modification protein PilV, with the protein MLANHSSACGPPAQRGFSLLEVLVALLLTTLGVFGAIGLQLNALRFSADSAHRAQALLITNDLLERMRANRGALPLYAMTVTGDCPEQTAENLPLLQQDRADFASAVTCQLPDGEARVTVEQGVARVLLRWSQARISEQGPARLQLDVHIGEQP; encoded by the coding sequence ATGCTGGCCAATCACTCGTCCGCCTGCGGCCCGCCGGCCCAGCGCGGCTTTTCGCTGCTCGAAGTGCTGGTGGCACTGCTGCTGACCACGCTGGGTGTATTCGGTGCCATCGGCTTGCAGCTCAACGCCCTGCGCTTCAGCGCCGATAGCGCGCACCGCGCCCAGGCGCTGCTGATTACCAATGACCTGCTTGAACGCATGCGTGCCAATCGCGGTGCCTTGCCGCTGTATGCCATGACGGTCACCGGGGACTGCCCTGAGCAGACCGCAGAAAACCTGCCCTTGCTGCAACAGGATCGCGCTGACTTTGCCAGCGCCGTGACCTGTCAGTTGCCCGACGGTGAGGCGCGAGTAACGGTAGAGCAGGGTGTGGCACGTGTGTTGCTGCGTTGGTCGCAGGCACGCATCAGTGAGCAGGGCCCTGCCCGCCTGCAGCTTGATGTGCATATCGGAGAGCAGCCGTGA
- a CDS encoding pilus assembly PilX family protein, translating to MSRQPSFRPQQGAALLISLVFLLLMVVGAHAAVRGATHQQRQVANLAQRQLGFQAAESALRTLEAQIRAQELGLPGQACSGADCNLADTGWQSLASAETGVAVAYRVDWLGSSAIPAQLQHSGESQVYRLSVRSETGRRRTELEAVYALAYQ from the coding sequence ATGAGCAGGCAACCTTCGTTCCGGCCGCAGCAGGGCGCCGCCCTGCTGATCAGCCTGGTGTTTTTGCTGCTGATGGTGGTGGGCGCACATGCGGCTGTACGCGGCGCTACCCATCAGCAGCGCCAGGTTGCCAATCTGGCCCAGCGCCAACTCGGTTTTCAAGCTGCCGAAAGCGCATTGCGCACGCTGGAGGCTCAGATTCGGGCGCAGGAGCTGGGCCTGCCCGGCCAAGCCTGCAGCGGGGCTGACTGCAATCTGGCCGATACTGGCTGGCAAAGCCTTGCCTCTGCCGAAACCGGGGTGGCGGTGGCCTATCGAGTTGACTGGCTGGGCAGCAGTGCGATACCGGCCCAGCTGCAACACAGCGGTGAGTCGCAGGTGTATCGACTTAGCGTGCGCAGTGAAACCGGGCGTCGTCGCACCGAGCTGGAGGCTGTGTATGCACTGGCCTATCAGTAA
- a CDS encoding PilC/PilY family type IV pilus protein, whose translation MHWPISKLATLLLGAVPTAALAFQPISGPVSTRSAAPANVILLLDNSSSMVLNSTGGRTRLAVMQEAASQLLHQHRDLRFGLFAFNPASGTGAQRDTAGGRLLVPVDGIGHDAAGLQHLQQLEQAIANLSPAAGNDPDQYTWTPLAETHYEISRYLRGMSSFYDPAIPRYQSPLQWRCQASAAVVLTDGLPTHDSVFPVSAQQEPAGQNPHLPGNWHLPDWDGDASNDTTGASLQDPGSTFYLDDMAAFARALDLRHGGVDAAGQSWDDPAYPAQSLRTYTLGFAIDDPRLRAAAQAGGGRYLSVADAGGLSAALGHIVGEVGAHSGFVSAVTLDGQTLSAGRLRVRSQYHARDWSGALELLALDRSGAEQGVIWRSDSQFVPGGLRGRYQSWRQADALQPAGPVTLRGAGFGALAPAQQQQLQAIAAGLGLPGASAGQQLLDWARGVPIPGLRARTRLLGDSVRSAPRLLIAGAPLLASEEADYQAYLQQRSATGDLLLVGANDGLLHLFEAGGLHRYAYLPAALQGNLQHWAAPSYGAGYGHYSGVDGQVALADVRLSAGWSTLAAAGLGAGGKGLFAVRLFDQRDAGNALGALWEVEATLPGWQALGHVYAAPQVFNKAGRALLITGNGYGSAAGLASLLVLDAETGELLRQFDLPSRAGTPEGNGLSAVTLQRDTNENVVAAYAGDLHGQLWGFDLSADDPQHWQVINRSAPLFAAPPGQPLTAAPLLHLSTPAKAPLLLFGSGRLLAQGDAQSREQQAFYALRLAPSGRTLSVADLAQRRLQQGDTVSSRKVDGTALDWRQQAGWYVPLPVHSVSAERVVDAATVVGSRVLFSTLIPRRSAADPCRHQSSGWLVSLALDTGLAPPFASLDGNADLQVNEADIGVVGIELDIGLPGLPQVLRAEADPEVALPGCETEHYLLQGSEGSALLAGGGRCVFARIHWRQLL comes from the coding sequence ATGCACTGGCCTATCAGTAAGCTGGCAACCTTGCTATTGGGTGCCGTGCCTACTGCTGCACTGGCCTTTCAGCCGATCAGCGGCCCGGTGAGTACGCGTAGCGCCGCCCCGGCCAATGTGATCCTGCTGCTGGATAACTCCTCCAGCATGGTGTTGAACAGCACAGGCGGACGCACTCGTTTGGCGGTTATGCAAGAAGCCGCCAGTCAACTGCTGCACCAGCACCGCGACCTGCGATTTGGCCTGTTTGCCTTTAACCCGGCCTCGGGAACGGGCGCGCAGCGTGACACGGCCGGTGGACGCCTGCTGGTGCCCGTTGACGGGATTGGGCATGACGCAGCCGGCCTGCAGCACCTGCAACAGCTCGAGCAGGCCATTGCCAACCTGAGCCCCGCAGCGGGTAACGACCCGGACCAGTACACCTGGACGCCGCTGGCCGAAACCCACTATGAGATCAGCCGCTACCTGCGCGGCATGTCTTCCTTCTACGACCCCGCGATACCGCGCTACCAGAGCCCTTTGCAGTGGCGCTGCCAGGCCAGTGCCGCGGTTGTGCTGACCGATGGGCTGCCAACTCACGACAGTGTCTTCCCCGTCTCGGCGCAGCAGGAGCCGGCTGGCCAGAACCCGCACTTGCCGGGCAATTGGCACCTGCCGGACTGGGACGGCGACGCCAGCAACGATACGACTGGCGCAAGCCTGCAGGACCCGGGTAGCACCTTTTATCTGGATGATATGGCGGCCTTTGCCCGGGCGCTCGATTTGCGTCACGGCGGCGTGGATGCGGCCGGACAGAGCTGGGACGACCCGGCCTATCCAGCGCAAAGCCTGCGTACCTACACCCTTGGCTTTGCTATTGATGACCCGCGTTTGCGCGCGGCTGCGCAGGCTGGCGGTGGCCGCTACCTGAGCGTTGCCGACGCCGGCGGGCTGTCCGCCGCGCTGGGGCACATTGTGGGGGAGGTTGGCGCGCACAGCGGCTTTGTTTCGGCAGTGACGCTGGATGGCCAGACCCTGAGCGCTGGTCGCTTGCGTGTACGCTCGCAATACCATGCCCGCGACTGGAGCGGTGCGCTCGAGCTGCTGGCGCTGGACAGAAGTGGGGCAGAACAGGGCGTGATCTGGCGTAGCGACAGCCAGTTTGTACCCGGCGGGCTGCGCGGCCGATACCAGAGCTGGCGTCAGGCTGACGCGTTACAGCCAGCAGGCCCGGTGACCTTGCGCGGCGCGGGGTTTGGCGCCCTGGCGCCCGCCCAGCAACAGCAGCTACAGGCGATAGCTGCGGGGCTTGGCTTGCCCGGCGCTAGCGCCGGGCAACAGTTGCTCGACTGGGCGCGCGGTGTACCTATTCCGGGGCTGCGCGCACGCACCCGGCTGCTGGGCGACAGCGTGCGCAGCGCGCCCAGGCTTCTGATCGCCGGAGCGCCCCTGTTGGCCAGTGAGGAGGCAGACTATCAGGCCTATCTGCAGCAGCGCAGCGCTACGGGTGACCTCTTGCTGGTAGGGGCCAATGACGGCTTGCTGCACCTGTTCGAGGCGGGCGGTCTGCACCGCTACGCCTATTTACCTGCGGCCCTGCAAGGCAACCTGCAACACTGGGCCGCTCCGTCCTACGGGGCTGGTTACGGGCATTACTCTGGAGTGGATGGTCAGGTAGCGCTGGCCGATGTGCGCCTGTCGGCAGGCTGGAGCACGCTGGCAGCGGCCGGGTTGGGTGCCGGCGGCAAAGGGCTGTTTGCTGTCCGGCTATTTGACCAGCGCGATGCAGGTAACGCCCTTGGCGCACTTTGGGAGGTGGAAGCAACGCTGCCGGGCTGGCAGGCGCTTGGCCATGTATATGCCGCCCCGCAGGTGTTCAACAAGGCTGGGCGTGCGTTGCTGATCACCGGCAACGGCTACGGTAGCGCTGCGGGCCTGGCCAGTTTGCTGGTGCTGGATGCGGAAACTGGCGAACTGCTCAGGCAATTTGACCTGCCTTCCAGGGCGGGCACGCCCGAGGGCAACGGTTTGTCTGCCGTGACCCTGCAACGTGATACCAATGAAAACGTCGTGGCAGCGTACGCCGGTGACCTGCACGGGCAGCTGTGGGGCTTTGATCTGAGCGCAGACGACCCGCAGCACTGGCAGGTGATCAACCGCAGCGCGCCGCTGTTTGCTGCTCCGCCGGGCCAGCCGCTGACGGCCGCCCCGCTGCTCCACCTAAGCACGCCGGCCAAGGCGCCACTGCTGCTGTTTGGCAGTGGCCGCCTGTTGGCCCAAGGCGATGCGCAAAGCCGGGAGCAGCAGGCATTCTATGCGCTGCGCCTGGCGCCCTCGGGGCGAACGTTGAGCGTGGCCGATTTGGCGCAGCGCAGGCTGCAGCAGGGCGACACGGTCAGTAGCCGAAAAGTGGACGGTACTGCGCTGGACTGGCGGCAGCAGGCGGGCTGGTATGTGCCGTTGCCGGTGCATTCGGTCAGTGCCGAGCGGGTGGTCGATGCGGCCACGGTCGTGGGTAGCCGGGTGTTGTTCAGTACGTTGATCCCGCGCCGCAGCGCCGCAGACCCCTGTCGCCACCAGAGCAGTGGCTGGCTGGTGTCGCTGGCGCTGGATACCGGTCTGGCGCCGCCCTTCGCCAGCCTGGATGGCAACGCCGATCTGCAGGTCAATGAGGCAGACATTGGTGTGGTCGGTATCGAGCTGGATATCGGCCTGCCCGGTCTGCCGCAGGTACTGCGCGCGGAGGCAGACCCGGAGGTGGCGCTGCCCGGCTGTGAGACTGAGCACTACCTGCTGCAGGGCAGTGAAGGCAGCGCGCTGCTGGCCGGCGGCGGGCGCTGCGTGTTTGCGCGGATTCACTGGCGGCAATTGCTATGA
- a CDS encoding type IV pilin protein, protein MRRACGFTLLELVVVVAIIGLLAAIAYPGYQEHVRKGQRAEVSGLLLDNAQRFEHHYASAGSYDEGTVEGLWQQSPAQGAAVFQLSAERYEQRFVLRAQAVPGGLMAGDVCAELTLNQLGQRTPADARCWRR, encoded by the coding sequence ATGAGGCGCGCGTGCGGCTTTACCCTGCTGGAGCTAGTGGTGGTGGTGGCGATCATTGGCCTGCTTGCGGCCATTGCCTACCCCGGCTACCAGGAGCATGTACGCAAGGGCCAGCGAGCTGAGGTCAGCGGTCTGCTGCTGGATAATGCCCAGCGTTTTGAACACCACTATGCCAGCGCTGGCAGCTATGACGAGGGCACTGTCGAGGGGCTGTGGCAGCAGAGTCCGGCGCAGGGGGCTGCGGTTTTTCAGCTGAGTGCGGAGCGTTATGAGCAGCGCTTTGTGCTGCGTGCTCAGGCGGTGCCTGGTGGCTTGATGGCTGGTGATGTCTGCGCTGAGCTGACGCTCAATCAGCTGGGGCAGCGCACGCCGGCCGACGCGCGCTGCTGGCGGCGCTGA
- a CDS encoding uracil-xanthine permease family protein yields the protein MEGVQTHGWRTALAGSQMLFVAFGALVLMPLITGMNPSVALFTAGIGTLLFQFTTHRQMPIFLASSFAFIAPIMHSNQTWGLPATLGGLVAAGVMYILLSLIIRWRGPGFIQRLLPPVVVGPVIMVIGLGLASTAVNMAMGKSGDGNQQLVDYNTAILIAAASLATTIVVAVFAKGLFRLVPILAGVLVGYVLSWLLGVVDFSQVAESPWLAVPAFVAPEFHMAAILFMIPVAIAPAIEHIGDVLAIGGVTGKNYLEKPGLQNTLLGDGIATSAAAFLGGPPNTTYSEVTGAVMLTRNFNPNVMIWAAVFAIGLAFVDKFGAVLLGMPVPVMGGILCLLFGSIAVVGLNTLVRNQVDLAQARNLCIVSVTLVFGIGGMVIGNDSFSLQGISLCGVVAIVLNLLLPKGEDENALPHQ from the coding sequence ATGGAGGGCGTACAGACTCACGGCTGGCGCACCGCGCTAGCCGGCTCACAGATGCTGTTTGTCGCCTTTGGCGCGCTGGTGTTGATGCCGCTGATTACCGGCATGAACCCGAGCGTGGCGTTGTTCACCGCAGGTATAGGCACCCTGCTGTTCCAGTTCACCACCCATCGCCAGATGCCAATTTTCCTGGCCTCAAGCTTCGCCTTTATTGCTCCCATCATGCACAGCAACCAAACCTGGGGCCTGCCGGCCACGCTGGGTGGCCTGGTCGCTGCTGGGGTGATGTATATCCTGCTTAGCCTGATCATTCGCTGGCGTGGACCGGGCTTTATCCAGCGACTGCTGCCACCGGTGGTGGTGGGTCCGGTCATCATGGTCATTGGCCTGGGGCTGGCTTCCACCGCCGTCAACATGGCAATGGGCAAGTCAGGTGACGGCAACCAGCAACTGGTGGATTACAACACGGCGATCCTTATTGCAGCGGCCTCGCTGGCCACCACCATTGTGGTCGCGGTCTTTGCCAAGGGGCTGTTCCGCCTGGTGCCGATTCTGGCCGGCGTACTGGTGGGTTATGTGCTGTCCTGGCTGCTGGGTGTGGTCGACTTCAGCCAGGTTGCTGAATCGCCCTGGCTAGCGGTGCCGGCTTTTGTTGCGCCGGAGTTTCATATGGCGGCCATCCTGTTCATGATTCCGGTCGCCATTGCGCCGGCCATCGAACACATTGGCGACGTGCTGGCCATTGGCGGCGTCACCGGCAAGAACTACCTGGAAAAACCAGGCCTGCAGAACACCCTACTGGGTGACGGCATCGCCACCTCGGCGGCAGCCTTTCTCGGCGGCCCGCCCAACACCACCTACTCGGAAGTCACCGGCGCGGTCATGCTGACCCGCAACTTCAACCCCAATGTGATGATCTGGGCAGCTGTGTTTGCCATCGGCCTGGCCTTTGTCGACAAGTTTGGCGCGGTGCTGTTGGGAATGCCGGTGCCGGTCATGGGCGGCATTCTTTGCCTGCTGTTCGGCTCGATCGCCGTTGTTGGCCTGAACACCCTGGTACGCAATCAGGTTGATCTGGCGCAGGCCCGCAACCTGTGCATCGTCTCTGTCACCCTGGTATTTGGCATCGGCGGCATGGTTATCGGCAATGACAGCTTCAGCCTGCAGGGCATCAGCCTGTGCGGCGTGGTCGCCATTGTGCTTAACCTGCTGCTGCCCAAGGGCGAGGACGAGAACGCTCTGCCGCATCAGTAA
- the upp gene encoding uracil phosphoribosyltransferase: MNVKEIRHPLIRHKLGLMRRDDISTKNFRELAQEVAALLTYEATQDMAVEAHTIKGWCGDVQVEKLSGKKVTVVPILRAGLGMLDGVLSLVPSAKVSVIGLARNEETLEADTYLEKLVGELNQRMALIIDPMLATGGSMIATIDMLKKAGAREIRALVLVAAPEGIKRVNDAHPDVQIYTASVDQRLNEQGYIIPGLGDAGDKIFGTKQKDIV; this comes from the coding sequence ATGAACGTCAAAGAAATCCGCCACCCCCTGATCCGACACAAGCTAGGCCTGATGCGCCGTGATGACATCAGCACCAAGAACTTTCGCGAACTGGCCCAGGAAGTTGCCGCCCTGCTGACCTATGAAGCGACGCAGGACATGGCGGTTGAAGCCCATACCATCAAGGGCTGGTGCGGCGATGTGCAGGTCGAGAAACTCAGCGGCAAGAAGGTTACCGTGGTGCCCATCCTGCGTGCCGGTCTGGGCATGCTCGATGGCGTCCTCAGCCTGGTCCCCAGCGCCAAGGTCAGCGTGATCGGCCTGGCGCGCAACGAGGAAACCCTGGAGGCAGACACATACCTGGAAAAGCTGGTCGGCGAGCTGAACCAGCGCATGGCACTGATCATCGACCCGATGCTGGCCACCGGCGGCTCCATGATTGCCACCATCGACATGCTGAAAAAGGCCGGCGCCCGCGAGATTCGCGCGCTGGTTCTGGTAGCCGCGCCCGAGGGCATCAAGCGGGTCAACGATGCCCACCCCGATGTACAGATCTACACCGCCTCGGTTGATCAGCGCCTGAACGAACAGGGCTACATCATTCCGGGCCTAGGTGACGCCGGTGACAAGATCTTCGGCACCAAGCAGAAGGATATCGTCTGA
- a CDS encoding hypoxanthine-guanine phosphoribosyltransferase, which produces MAVELQHIKEVMAEADCLFTEADVEAALQRMADDINTRLSDSNPIVYSVMNGGLIISGKLLPKLPFPMEVGYLHATRYRNKLSGGELFWKARAEHSLAGRSVLIIDDILDEGHTLAAIVEYCRDAGAEHVYTAVLLDKQHDRKAYPGMRADFTGLDVEDRYIFGYGLDYKGYWRNAAGIFALKGH; this is translated from the coding sequence ATGGCGGTAGAGCTGCAGCATATTAAAGAAGTGATGGCGGAGGCGGACTGTCTCTTCACCGAGGCAGACGTCGAGGCAGCGCTGCAGCGCATGGCCGATGACATCAACACCCGGTTGAGTGACAGCAACCCGATTGTCTACAGCGTAATGAACGGCGGCCTGATCATCAGTGGCAAGTTGCTGCCCAAACTGCCCTTTCCAATGGAAGTGGGTTACCTGCACGCCACGCGCTATCGCAACAAGCTGTCTGGCGGCGAGCTGTTCTGGAAGGCGCGCGCCGAGCACTCGCTGGCGGGCCGCAGCGTGCTGATCATCGATGACATTCTGGACGAGGGCCATACCCTGGCCGCGATCGTCGAGTATTGCCGTGATGCGGGCGCCGAGCATGTCTACACCGCCGTACTGCTGGACAAGCAGCATGATCGCAAGGCCTATCCGGGCATGCGCGCCGACTTTACCGGCCTGGATGTCGAAGACCGCTATATCTTCGGTTACGGCCTCGATTACAAGGGCTACTGGCGTAACGCCGCTGGTATCTTTGCTCTCAAGGGCCACTAA
- a CDS encoding PA4642 family protein codes for MRKDKEKVIGEPMTDEQVAVFLNARPYNSDESADYHLLVRAYRGLRIEDFERFLVMFKAEGFDLNAANGEGRTFAETVREHAQGEEYVAVLEAAGAR; via the coding sequence ATGCGTAAAGACAAAGAAAAGGTGATCGGCGAGCCGATGACCGACGAGCAGGTCGCGGTATTTCTCAACGCGCGTCCTTATAACAGTGACGAGTCAGCCGACTATCACCTGCTGGTACGCGCCTACCGTGGCCTGCGTATCGAGGATTTTGAGCGTTTTCTGGTGATGTTCAAGGCCGAAGGCTTTGATCTGAATGCCGCCAACGGTGAAGGTCGCACCTTTGCCGAGACCGTACGTGAACACGCGCAGGGCGAAGAGTACGTTGCTGTGCTGGAAGCAGCCGGCGCCCGTTGA
- a CDS encoding YajG family lipoprotein — MLKRSGMVLLAALTAALVGCAHSPQQLTVQPQINKPLNPVAQQQPVTVQVQDTRQSKILGTRGGIYPDSSNITISDSALPAVRQQVESALRQLGFNVVPQGTPNANSLTLNLSDLSYQSPKSSVYVTQADISATFVAEARNMNKNYQGRYSSSLQQRFGYAPNQQTNTQLVSDVMSDALTRVFQDPAVIQILQQ, encoded by the coding sequence ATGCTCAAGCGTTCAGGCATGGTGTTGCTGGCGGCGCTGACGGCGGCCCTGGTGGGTTGCGCGCACAGCCCGCAGCAACTGACAGTACAACCGCAGATCAACAAGCCGCTCAACCCGGTTGCCCAGCAACAGCCGGTGACCGTGCAGGTGCAGGACACGCGCCAGAGCAAGATTCTGGGCACCCGTGGCGGTATCTATCCCGACTCCAGCAATATCACCATCAGCGACAGCGCTTTGCCGGCGGTACGTCAGCAGGTTGAGAGCGCTCTGCGCCAGCTGGGCTTTAACGTGGTGCCGCAGGGTACGCCGAATGCCAATAGCCTGACCCTGAATTTGTCTGACCTAAGTTATCAGTCGCCCAAGAGTTCGGTTTATGTCACCCAGGCCGATATCAGCGCGACCTTTGTGGCCGAGGCGCGCAACATGAACAAGAACTACCAGGGTCGTTACAGCTCCTCGCTGCAGCAGCGCTTTGGCTACGCACCGAACCAGCAGACTAATACTCAGCTGGTGAGCGATGTCATGAGTGATGCTCTGACCCGCGTGTTCCAGGATCCGGCGGTCATTCAGATCCTCCAGCAGTAA